One Pseudonocardia sediminis DNA window includes the following coding sequences:
- a CDS encoding enoyl-CoA hydratase/isomerase family protein → MTNLRVEVDGAVALFVIDAPEKLNAMGRTFWPELRDALSTCEADERVRAVVVTGAGEKAFSAGGDIASFAELGDATAKRAFQQDCMRTFAAVEESPLPVIAAVNGYAMGGGCELALACDVVLASDTARFGMPETAVGLVPGFGVLRAPSVIGRHWTKLMMFAGEKVDAETAVRIGLAQKVVPAAELMAEARKLAERMAAAAPLAVATGKNLVNARVERGEFDHSTAALTVLHSTHDAAEGIAAFVGKRPPRFEGR, encoded by the coding sequence ATGACGAACCTGCGGGTCGAGGTGGACGGTGCGGTCGCGCTCTTCGTGATCGACGCACCCGAGAAGCTCAACGCCATGGGCCGGACGTTCTGGCCCGAGCTGCGCGACGCCCTGAGTACCTGCGAGGCCGACGAGCGGGTGCGGGCAGTGGTGGTCACCGGCGCCGGGGAGAAGGCGTTCTCCGCCGGGGGCGACATCGCGAGCTTCGCCGAGCTGGGCGACGCGACCGCGAAGCGGGCGTTCCAGCAGGACTGCATGCGCACATTCGCCGCGGTCGAGGAGTCCCCGCTGCCGGTGATCGCCGCCGTGAACGGCTACGCGATGGGTGGGGGCTGCGAGCTGGCCCTGGCCTGCGACGTCGTGCTGGCGTCGGACACCGCGCGGTTCGGGATGCCGGAGACGGCGGTCGGGCTGGTGCCCGGGTTCGGGGTGCTGCGCGCGCCCTCGGTGATCGGGCGGCACTGGACGAAGCTGATGATGTTCGCCGGGGAGAAGGTCGACGCCGAGACCGCCGTCCGGATCGGGCTGGCGCAGAAGGTCGTCCCGGCCGCGGAGCTGATGGCCGAGGCCCGCAAGCTGGCCGAACGGATGGCCGCCGCCGCGCCGCTGGCCGTCGCGACGGGCAAGAACCTGGTGAACGCACGTGTCGAGCGCGGCGAGTTCGACCACTCCACGGCCGCGCTGACCGTCCTGCACTCCACCCACGACGCCGCCGAGGGGATCGCCGCGTTCGTCGGCAAGCGCCCACCGCGGTTCGAGGGGCGGTGA
- a CDS encoding ester cyclase — MTGQGPDPFVALMRRYVVDYTNRQDTSVCAEIMEPDYTLRMGPHEVSGRDEAYIPASRKQFMQFPGLGLTVHEVVTNGERLALRFSEHGASRRHEGAAAAWTGLGLYRWNGTRLQDNSVEQDYLSRRRQLASGTPAAVGGPAVAPWDTPARPADPAAEAVVRSWIARGVAAGGPAAARSSTVNTDLTWDDGGPGSEHAVLADAASVIDDLFSAGDAVAFRLTCHGRYAGGLDDVTDAPAGTPATCHLVGLVHVRDGQVASGHLVRDRLGMARALSPAPARSR; from the coding sequence GTGACCGGGCAGGGGCCGGATCCGTTCGTGGCGCTGATGCGCCGCTACGTCGTCGACTACACCAACCGGCAGGACACGAGCGTCTGCGCCGAGATCATGGAGCCGGACTACACGCTCCGGATGGGCCCGCACGAGGTGTCCGGGCGCGACGAGGCCTACATCCCGGCGTCGCGCAAGCAGTTCATGCAGTTCCCCGGGCTCGGGCTGACCGTGCACGAGGTCGTGACCAACGGCGAGCGCCTTGCGCTGCGGTTCTCCGAGCACGGCGCGTCGCGGCGGCACGAGGGGGCCGCCGCGGCCTGGACCGGACTCGGGCTCTACCGCTGGAACGGCACCCGGCTGCAGGACAACTCCGTCGAGCAGGACTACCTGTCCCGGCGCCGTCAGCTCGCCTCCGGGACCCCGGCGGCGGTCGGAGGCCCGGCCGTCGCGCCGTGGGACACCCCGGCCCGTCCGGCGGACCCGGCGGCCGAGGCCGTGGTGCGGTCCTGGATCGCCCGCGGGGTGGCCGCCGGAGGACCGGCGGCAGCGCGCTCCTCGACCGTGAACACCGATCTGACCTGGGACGACGGCGGCCCGGGCAGCGAGCACGCGGTGCTGGCCGACGCGGCGTCGGTCATCGACGACCTGTTCTCCGCCGGGGACGCGGTCGCGTTCCGCCTGACCTGCCACGGCCGCTACGCCGGGGGGCTGGACGACGTCACCGACGCGCCCGCCGGCACCCCCGCGACGTGCCACCTGGTCGGGCTCGTGCACGTCCGCGACGGTCAGGTCGCGTCCGGGCACCTTGTGCGCGACCGTCTGGGCATGGCCCGCGCGCTGTCGCCGGCCCCCGCCCGCAGCCGATGA
- a CDS encoding cytochrome P450: MTGAIADDLLTAQASADPYAVFDALRRDDPVHWSETHRAWLVTRYADVSAAFANKAFSNDRVRPVLAKQQARRAESGEAADRPATASERVLALMSGWMVVSDPPVHTRLRKLAAGAFKGQRIAVMDAQITALVDELLDGFLAGAGEQDLISEVAYPLPATVIATMLGAPPSDRDLFREWSDELALVAFGTGGAARAERHERALRGLNEMDAYFRGLVAQRRAEPGEDMLSAMMSTDESDDKLSDDELVAMCALLLFAGHETTTNSIANATLALLRNPDALAALRADPSLLNPAVEELLRYDGPIKVINRWVVAETELAGRTISPGERVHLVLASANRDPEKFTDPDTLDLTRSPNPHVAFGKGIHACIGAQLARMETRIAVGRIVERLPGLALAHEPVWKDALASRSMETLVVTH; this comes from the coding sequence GTGACCGGTGCGATCGCCGACGACCTGCTGACCGCGCAGGCGAGTGCCGACCCGTACGCCGTGTTCGACGCGCTGCGACGCGACGACCCGGTGCACTGGAGCGAGACCCACCGCGCGTGGCTGGTCACCCGCTACGCCGACGTCTCCGCGGCGTTCGCGAACAAGGCGTTCTCCAACGACCGGGTGCGTCCGGTGCTGGCCAAGCAGCAGGCCCGGCGCGCGGAGTCGGGCGAGGCCGCCGACCGTCCCGCGACCGCGTCCGAGCGGGTGCTGGCGTTGATGTCGGGCTGGATGGTCGTGTCCGACCCGCCGGTGCACACCCGCCTGCGCAAGCTCGCCGCCGGCGCGTTCAAGGGCCAGCGGATCGCGGTGATGGACGCGCAGATCACCGCCCTGGTCGACGAGCTGCTCGACGGGTTCCTCGCCGGCGCCGGCGAGCAGGATCTGATCAGCGAGGTCGCCTACCCGCTGCCCGCCACGGTGATCGCGACGATGCTGGGCGCGCCGCCGTCGGACCGGGACCTGTTCCGCGAGTGGTCCGACGAGCTGGCCCTGGTCGCGTTCGGCACCGGTGGTGCCGCGCGCGCCGAGCGTCACGAGCGCGCCCTGCGCGGCCTCAACGAGATGGACGCCTATTTCCGCGGGCTCGTCGCGCAGCGTCGCGCGGAGCCCGGCGAGGACATGCTGAGCGCGATGATGTCGACGGACGAGAGCGACGACAAGCTCAGTGACGACGAGCTCGTCGCGATGTGCGCGCTGCTGCTGTTCGCCGGGCACGAGACGACGACGAACTCGATCGCCAACGCGACGCTGGCGCTGCTGCGCAACCCGGACGCGCTCGCCGCGCTGCGGGCCGACCCGTCGCTGCTCAACCCCGCCGTCGAGGAGCTCCTGCGCTACGACGGCCCGATCAAGGTGATCAACCGGTGGGTGGTCGCGGAGACCGAGCTCGCCGGCCGGACGATCTCGCCCGGGGAGCGGGTGCACCTGGTGCTGGCCTCGGCCAACCGGGACCCGGAGAAGTTCACCGACCCGGACACCCTCGACCTGACACGCAGCCCGAACCCGCATGTCGCGTTCGGCAAGGGGATCCACGCGTGCATCGGTGCGCAGCTGGCGCGGATGGAGACGCGGATCGCGGTGGGCCGGATCGTCGAGCGCCTGCCCGGTCTCGCGCTGGCCCACGAGCCGGTGTGGAAGGACGCGCTGGCGTCGCGGTCGATGGAGACGCTGGTGGTGACGCACTGA
- a CDS encoding ferredoxin: MRIGVNSEVCEAHGQCSVVDMDLFPLDDDGYSALGPDATVPEGEEDVAKIGVESCPVRALSVLEEE, from the coding sequence ATGCGTATCGGGGTGAACTCCGAGGTCTGCGAGGCGCACGGGCAGTGCTCCGTCGTCGACATGGACCTCTTCCCGCTCGACGACGACGGCTACAGCGCGCTCGGCCCGGACGCGACGGTGCCCGAGGGCGAGGAGGACGTCGCGAAGATCGGCGTCGAGTCCTGCCCGGTCCGGGCGCTGTCGGTGCTGGAGGAGGAGTGA